The proteins below are encoded in one region of Belonocnema kinseyi isolate 2016_QV_RU_SX_M_011 chromosome 5, B_treatae_v1, whole genome shotgun sequence:
- the LOC117173863 gene encoding uncharacterized protein LOC117173863 has protein sequence MIIVEKHRALKHAGIQATLYAVRGRYWFTDGRKTVRKIIFNCVTCFKAKPRGANYQMGNLPAERVEFSRPFLNTGVDFCGPLYIKERRYRNIKKIKSYVAVFVCIATKAVHLELVSDLSTIAFIGCLKRFISLRGNIETISSDNGKNFLGANRELKAIYDTAVSEIQNQAIRSFLLNRGINWKSSPPLSPHFGGL, from the coding sequence ATGATTATCGTGGAGAAGCACCGCGCGTTGAAGCATGCAGGAATTCAAGCTACCCTGTATGCCGTCCGAGGAAGATACTGGTTTACTGATGGTCGCAAAACTGtgcgaaaaatcatttttaattgtgttacgtgttTTAAAGCAAAACCTCGCGGGGCTAATTATCAGATGGGAAACTTGCCCGCAGAACGTGTAGAATTTTCGCGACCTTTCTTAAATACGGGTGTGGACTTCTGCGGTCCATTATACATTAAAGAAAGGAGATatcgaaatataaaaaagatcaagtcaTATGTAGCTGTGTTTGTATGCATTGCTACCAAGGCTGTTCATCTTGAGCTTGTCAGCGATCTAAGTACTATTGCGTTTATCGGTTGTCTGAAACGATTCATTTCGCTTCGTGGTAACATTGAAACCATTTCATCTGATAATGGAAAGAACTTTCTTGGTGCTAATCGGGAGCTTAAGGCTATCTACGACACTGCCGTATCCGAAATTCAAAATCAAGCAATCCGGAGTTTCTTACTCAACAGAGGAATAAACTGGAAGTCTAGTCCTCCATTATCACCGCACTTCGGCGGTCTATAG
- the LOC117173864 gene encoding uncharacterized protein LOC117173864 yields MARILQLPIKSVEIPVKGLGSMSTGTTGSAIACIKSRFNRFQKELDVLLVPEIPSKLPSIHIDRTSINIPSNLKLADPEFYIPSEVDALLGVKLYYQLLCVGQRKIKGHSAVLQKTHLGWIVAGEINSNTRSREIKCNFLQTANRLDQEEQACEKHFIENVKREHNGRYIVKLPFRENKSMLGNSHKTVLRRFHALEDRLAKYSTTKANYTEFMNEYIELDHMSEVQEHTRPQEGVFLPNHAVIKGDSLTTKTRVVFDGSAKTSSSVSLNDTLMVAPTIQDNLFSIYTRFRSLPYAFTADLVKMYRQIRIDPEDSMYQKILWQDSPSKPLKIYNLKTVTYGTASAPFLVTRVLAQLAHDECHTFPRAAQIPARDFYVDDFASGAATFVEASTLRDELVQLVQKGGFTLRKWASNDPRLTPDLSERSETE; encoded by the exons atggCTCGTATTCTGCAATTACCAATTAAAAGTGTAGAAATCCCAGTAAAAGGATTAGGTTCAATGTCCACTGGCACAACAGGCTCCGCAATTGCCTGTATAAAATCGCGATTCAATCGATTCCAGAAAGAGTTAGATGTTCTACTCGTGCCTGAGATACCAAGTAAATTACCCTCAATTCATATTGATCGAACATCAATCAACATCCCATCTAATTTAAAACTCGCTGACCCTGAATTTTATATACCATCAGAAGTTGATGCGTTACTAGGCGTAAAGCTCTATTATCAACTTCTGTGTGTCGGACAAAGAAAGATAAAGGGTCACTCCGCCGTGTTGCAAAAAACTCACCTAGGGTGGATAGTTGCAggtgaaataaattcaaatacgAGATCAAGGgaaataaaatgtaactttttacaaACTGCAAATAGACTAGATCAG gaAGAACAGGCCTGCGAGAAACACTTCATTGAAAACGTGAAAAGAGAGCACAATGGTCGCTACATTGTAAAATTGCCGTTCCGAGAAAATAAATCTATGTTAGGAAATTCCCATAAAACCGTATTACGGAGATTCCACGCGTTAGAAGATAGGCTCGCTAAATACTCCACAACAAAGGCGAATTATACCGAATTCATGAACGAGTACATTGAGCTTGATCACATGTCCGAAGTTCAAGAGCATACTCGACCGCAAGAAGGCGTGTTTTTACCGAACCATGCTGTCATTAAAGGGGACAGCTTGACCACCAAAACTCGGGTAGTCTTTGACGGGTCGGCCAAAACTTCGAGCAGTGTCTCACTGAACGACACCCTAATGGTTGCACCAACGATTCAGGACAACCTATTCTCAATTTACACGCGTTTTCGATCCCTTCCGTACGCCTTCACCGCGGACCTTGTAAAAATGTATCGACAGATTAGAATAGATCCAGAGGATTCGATGTATCAGAAGATACTCTGGCAAGACAGCCCAAGCAAGccgttaaaaatttacaatttaaaaacggTTACATATGGGACAGCTTCCGCGCCCTTTCTCGTCACAAGGGTGCTTGCACAACTTGCCCACGATGAGTGTCACACATTTCCACGCGCAGCTCAAATTCCAGCTCGCGATTTTTACGTTGACGACTTTGCCTCAGGTGCAGCCACCTTCGTGGAAGCGTCCACCTTGCGTGATGAACTCGTTCAGTTAGTTCAGAAGGGCGGTTTCACCCTGCGTAAGTGGGCGTCCAATGACCCGAGATTAACCCCAGATCTGTCAGAAAGATCCGAGACTGAATAA